From a single Candidatus Margulisiibacteriota bacterium genomic region:
- a CDS encoding glutaredoxin family protein: MTMNNVPGKDKGSVKLYALSTCVWCKKVKKLLNDLKVAYDYIDVDLLEEEAKAEAKEEIIKWNPPCSFPTLVLGDKKCIVGFDEGKINRELG, translated from the coding sequence ATCACAATGAACAATGTTCCGGGAAAAGATAAAGGGTCGGTCAAATTATACGCTTTGAGCACCTGCGTCTGGTGTAAAAAAGTAAAAAAACTGCTGAACGACCTAAAGGTCGCCTACGATTATATTGATGTCGACCTTTTGGAAGAAGAGGCAAAGGCAGAGGCCAAGGAAGAGATCATCAAATGGAATCCCCCTTGTTCGTTCCCGACCCTGGTCTTGGGGGACAAGAAGTGCATTGTCGGTTTTGACGAGGGGAAGATCAACCGGGAGCTTGGCTAA